One stretch of Campylobacter sp. CCS1377 DNA includes these proteins:
- a CDS encoding aminodeoxychorismate/anthranilate synthase component II, which translates to MKKILFIDNYDSFSYTIIFYLKELGFKCKVIKNDEFKKAKDLAKFNFSHLIISPGPNSPSESKLSLKAIKYFKKDKKILGICLGHQCIGEVFGGKISKMPYPMHGKISRLHLNKNAKKTSLFKGIKDKSKICLYHSLHISKMPKNCEILALNDENIIMAIKHKKYEIYGVQFHPEAILSQNGKKLLKNFMEN; encoded by the coding sequence ATGAAAAAAATCCTTTTTATAGACAATTACGACTCTTTTAGCTACACCATAATCTTTTACCTTAAAGAACTTGGCTTTAAATGCAAAGTGATTAAAAATGATGAATTTAAAAAAGCAAAAGATTTAGCTAAATTTAACTTTTCACACTTAATCATCTCTCCAGGTCCAAATTCTCCTAGCGAATCAAAACTAAGCTTAAAAGCCATTAAATACTTTAAAAAAGATAAAAAAATACTGGGAATTTGTTTAGGCCATCAGTGTATAGGTGAGGTTTTTGGCGGAAAAATTTCTAAAATGCCCTACCCTATGCATGGTAAAATTTCAAGACTCCATCTAAACAAAAATGCCAAAAAAACTTCGCTTTTTAAAGGCATAAAAGATAAAAGTAAAATTTGTTTATATCATTCTTTGCACATTAGTAAAATGCCAAAAAATTGTGAAATTCTAGCCTTAAACGATGAAAATATTATCATGGCTATCAAACATAAAAAATATGAAATTTATGGAGTACAATTTCATCCTGAAGCGATTTTAAGCCAAAATGGCAAAAAATTGCTTAAAAATTTCATGGAAAATTAA
- a CDS encoding DMT family transporter, translating to MGVFLVLLGGIFWAISGVLAEYLFKNDYAVEWVSFYRLLFTGILLLIISLRRKNFVLFKSKNELLSLLIFAFFGLLMTQYGYFKGIFYTDAGTATMIQYSAPIIIMLFVCFRDKKFPKYSEIVALILIVLGIFLLASGGDVANLNLNFWGVFWSIIGAFGVAFYSLSARKIIAKYGLFFVMGMASLFASFVLLSILETKGGLVHYDFSLKAFLAMSGIVLIGTIGAFCLYLKGVELIGAMRASMIACIEPVAAAFMSFLFLGTRYAFLELFAFALIIISIILNAKKN from the coding sequence ATGGGCGTATTTTTGGTTTTACTTGGTGGAATTTTTTGGGCTATAAGCGGAGTTTTGGCTGAATATTTGTTTAAAAACGATTATGCAGTTGAGTGGGTAAGTTTTTATAGATTATTATTTACTGGAATTTTACTTTTAATTATAAGTTTAAGACGCAAGAATTTTGTACTTTTTAAAAGCAAAAATGAACTTTTATCTCTTTTGATTTTTGCATTTTTTGGGCTTTTGATGACTCAATATGGTTATTTTAAAGGTATTTTTTATACTGATGCGGGTACAGCTACGATGATACAATACTCAGCTCCTATTATCATTATGCTTTTTGTGTGTTTTAGGGATAAAAAATTTCCAAAATACTCTGAAATTGTAGCTTTAATTTTAATTGTTTTAGGTATATTCTTACTTGCAAGTGGTGGCGATGTGGCAAATTTAAATCTTAATTTTTGGGGTGTTTTTTGGTCGATTATAGGAGCTTTTGGTGTGGCATTTTACTCACTAAGTGCAAGGAAAATTATCGCAAAATACGGACTTTTCTTTGTTATGGGAATGGCTTCTTTGTTTGCTTCTTTTGTGCTTTTAAGTATTTTGGAAACAAAAGGCGGACTCGTACATTATGATTTTTCACTCAAAGCCTTTTTAGCAATGAGTGGTATTGTGCTAATTGGCACGATTGGGGCATTTTGTCTTTATTTAAAAGGTGTTGAATTAATTGGAGCAATGAGAGCGAGCATGATAGCTTGTATCGAACCTGTAGCAGCAGCTTTTATGAGCTTTTTATTTTTAGGGACAAGATATGCTTTTTTGGAACTTTTTGCTTTTGCTTTAATTATCATAAGCATTATTTTAAATGCAAAAAAGAATTAA